One window of the Chryseobacterium sp. CY350 genome contains the following:
- a CDS encoding glycosyltransferase, which yields MKITGSIVLYQNDRQILKDAINSFLATSHKCVLYLIDNSPTDDLRSISEDDRIVYIFNQMNLGFGKAHNIAINKSLQSHSNDYHFILNPDIYFKKKDMDSMITFMEENKNIGHLMPKIKYPDGNIQYLCKRNPTPMDLFARRFLPKAVQKIFKKRMDYYEYRDYDYDKIIYDVPYFSGCFMLFRNSVLNVVGGFDERIFMYIEDADITRRFLQVSNTVYYPDAEVFHHYGKGSYKNFKLMLYNIHGAYIYFKKWGW from the coding sequence ATGAAAATTACGGGAAGTATTGTGTTATATCAAAATGATCGTCAGATTCTAAAAGATGCTATCAATAGTTTTCTTGCAACGAGTCACAAATGTGTCCTATACTTGATAGATAATTCCCCAACAGATGATTTGAGATCAATATCAGAAGATGATAGAATTGTTTACATATTTAATCAAATGAATCTAGGATTTGGAAAAGCACACAACATAGCAATAAATAAAAGTTTACAATCTCATTCTAATGATTATCATTTTATCTTAAATCCTGATATTTATTTTAAAAAAAAAGATATGGATAGTATGATCACATTTATGGAAGAGAATAAAAATATCGGTCATCTTATGCCTAAGATTAAATATCCTGATGGTAATATACAGTATCTGTGTAAAAGGAATCCCACCCCTATGGATCTTTTTGCTCGTAGATTTTTGCCAAAAGCAGTGCAGAAGATATTTAAAAAGAGAATGGATTATTATGAATACAGAGATTATGATTATGATAAAATAATTTATGATGTGCCTTATTTTTCTGGTTGTTTTATGCTTTTTAGAAATTCGGTATTAAATGTAGTTGGAGGATTTGATGAACGAATTTTCATGTACATAGAAGATGCTGATATTACAAGGCGGTTTTTACAAGTTTCTAATACTGTATATTATCCTGACGCAGAGGTCTTTCATCACTACGGTAAAGGATCGTACAAAAATTTTAAATTGATGCTGTATAATATTCATGGGGCATATATTTATTTCAAAAAATGGGGATGGTAG
- a CDS encoding glycosyltransferase family 2 protein encodes MKVAVLLATYNSEKYLADLLDSLVDQTYRNWELTVKDDGSSDSTLSILADYQKRDHRINVLKSDEINLGPAITFMKLLSYVEADYYFFCDHDDVWLADKVQKTLVVLQECEKENPDIPIVVHTDLKVVNKDLHVINPSFWKSSGIKPYLLKKKGISEVFNFVTGCTMCFNRKIKEIVFPFPHNIPMHDWWITLCVIKHKGRVVEIEEPLILYRQHSHNEVGARQVGLKYFFLKLLNCHTTFKKQFEHIKFLKEINGLGVAGYYYYKIYYTLIRKL; translated from the coding sequence ATGAAAGTAGCCGTTTTGTTGGCGACCTACAATAGTGAAAAATATCTTGCTGATCTCCTAGATTCGTTAGTTGATCAAACTTATCGCAATTGGGAGCTTACCGTAAAAGATGATGGATCGAGTGATAGCACTTTATCGATTTTAGCTGATTATCAAAAGAGGGATCACAGAATAAATGTATTAAAATCAGATGAGATCAATTTGGGACCAGCAATTACTTTTATGAAACTTCTAAGTTATGTTGAAGCCGATTATTATTTTTTTTGTGATCACGACGATGTCTGGTTGGCTGATAAAGTACAAAAGACGTTAGTTGTTTTGCAGGAGTGTGAAAAGGAAAATCCAGACATTCCCATAGTTGTGCATACAGATTTAAAAGTTGTCAACAAAGATCTACATGTAATTAACCCCTCATTTTGGAAGTCTTCTGGCATCAAACCATATTTGCTGAAAAAAAAGGGTATATCGGAGGTATTTAATTTCGTGACAGGCTGTACAATGTGCTTTAACAGAAAGATAAAAGAAATAGTTTTCCCTTTTCCCCATAATATTCCTATGCATGATTGGTGGATAACTTTATGTGTGATTAAACACAAAGGAAGGGTTGTAGAAATTGAAGAGCCTCTAATTCTTTATCGTCAACATTCGCATAATGAAGTTGGGGCAAGACAAGTTGGATTAAAATATTTTTTCTTAAAATTACTAAACTGTCATACAACTTTTAAAAAGCAATTTGAGCACATTAAATTTCTGAAAGAAATTAACGGACTTGGCGTTGCCGGTTATTACTATTACAAAATTTATTATACACTTATAAGGAAATTGTAA
- a CDS encoding EpsG family protein has translation MIVESIFLMYTVLLLFICFPTDIKNAKNVIFWFLLVVFILIAGLRPENSDKDSDIYYNAWHYAFYGAIIEVSFVFIRDILRYTLELPIRSILIVYALLGISIKFFAIKRISDLFLLSLLVYFSHYYILHDLTQIRAGVAVAFFLFSIPYIYERNLVKFLLCIGCAIIFHYSAFFLLFIYFVNPKKEEKIYGYLIPLGYLIYFLGFNVIIEIPIPYFQEKLKLYQAGVESGNKQDSTINVFNYAMIIKIVFFYIMYFFRNKFLNENKYALLFIKINAVSIFAFAALAVIPAISYRIHELFNVAEIALIPLGIYIFKNKFAGYTFVIVYTLIYLLLNILYNELIVNTTFI, from the coding sequence ATGATCGTTGAGTCTATCTTTTTAATGTATACAGTACTGCTTTTATTTATCTGTTTTCCCACTGATATAAAAAATGCTAAAAATGTGATTTTTTGGTTTTTACTTGTTGTTTTTATTTTAATAGCGGGTCTTCGTCCGGAAAATTCTGATAAAGACAGTGATATTTACTATAATGCATGGCACTATGCTTTTTATGGAGCCATTATAGAAGTTTCCTTCGTTTTTATAAGAGATATTTTGAGATATACACTAGAATTACCAATTCGATCTATTTTGATAGTTTATGCATTGCTTGGTATTTCAATAAAGTTTTTTGCTATAAAGAGAATTAGTGACTTATTTTTATTATCTCTACTCGTATATTTTTCGCATTACTATATTCTACATGATTTAACTCAAATCAGGGCTGGCGTTGCTGTAGCTTTCTTTTTATTTTCAATTCCCTACATATATGAAAGAAATTTAGTAAAGTTTTTACTGTGTATAGGATGTGCAATTATATTTCATTATTCAGCATTTTTTTTGCTATTTATATATTTCGTTAATCCTAAAAAAGAAGAGAAAATATATGGATACCTAATTCCTTTGGGTTATCTCATATATTTTTTAGGTTTTAATGTTATTATTGAGATACCAATACCTTATTTTCAAGAAAAGCTCAAGCTTTATCAGGCAGGTGTGGAAAGCGGTAACAAGCAAGACAGTACAATAAATGTATTTAATTATGCTATGATCATAAAAATAGTATTTTTTTATATAATGTATTTTTTTAGGAATAAATTTTTAAACGAGAATAAGTACGCATTATTATTTATTAAAATTAATGCAGTGTCAATTTTTGCATTTGCTGCGTTGGCTGTAATACCGGCAATATCCTATAGAATTCATGAACTTTTCAATGTTGCGGAAATTGCGTTGATTCCTTTAGGTATTTATATATTCAAAAATAAATTTGCAGGATATACCTTTGTAATTGTATATACTTTAATATATTTGCTTTTGAACATATTATATAATGAGTTAATTGTAAACACTACATTTATATGA
- a CDS encoding glycosyltransferase family 2 protein, translated as MLNQKSLMEDINKILAISIPTYNRAGILSENLAIIIEECLFNNVPIYIFDDSSNDDTKNIVEIFKKKYSYIFYTKNKNRLGHDLNCIKSLSTPQQDYIWYLGDSMLIYKNSIGRILSIIQSENSDFISFKEKNRRVDISSKNYHRAKNIFVDLAWHLTMTGTTVYRRSSLRFENFDIRKFKNFPQLALIFNSFIDNESKLYWFSESLIYGNLSKKSYWTNNVFEVFFTDLESAYSNFPQNFPQNLIDDSVKSHSIKSKLFGYHSFVKMRINDVLNYKIYCSLKGSFTKYTGINNCLLIILSIFPKRFLKLLYILLRFFVPEKKQIL; from the coding sequence ATGTTGAATCAGAAAAGTTTGATGGAAGATATTAATAAAATTTTAGCAATTTCAATTCCTACTTATAATCGGGCGGGTATACTTTCTGAAAATCTTGCGATCATTATTGAAGAATGTCTATTTAATAATGTTCCTATTTATATATTTGATGATAGCTCAAATGATGATACGAAAAATATTGTTGAAATCTTCAAGAAAAAATACTCTTATATTTTTTATACAAAAAATAAGAACAGATTGGGTCATGATCTCAATTGTATAAAAAGTCTTTCTACCCCTCAACAAGATTATATTTGGTATTTGGGTGATTCGATGTTGATTTATAAAAATTCCATAGGTCGGATTTTGTCCATTATTCAATCAGAAAACTCTGATTTCATCTCTTTTAAAGAAAAGAATAGACGTGTAGATATTAGCTCAAAAAATTATCATCGGGCAAAAAATATATTTGTAGATTTGGCTTGGCATCTTACAATGACCGGAACAACTGTTTATCGTAGATCATCTTTAAGATTTGAAAATTTTGATATTAGGAAGTTTAAGAATTTCCCACAATTAGCACTTATTTTTAATAGCTTCATAGACAATGAAAGTAAACTGTATTGGTTTTCAGAGAGTCTGATTTATGGTAATTTAAGTAAAAAAAGTTACTGGACAAATAACGTTTTCGAAGTCTTTTTCACCGACTTAGAGTCGGCGTACTCAAATTTCCCTCAGAATTTTCCTCAGAATCTGATAGATGACTCGGTAAAATCACACTCTATAAAATCGAAACTTTTTGGTTATCATAGCTTTGTGAAAATGCGAATAAATGATGTTTTAAATTATAAGATATATTGTTCTTTAAAAGGAAGTTTTACAAAATACACTGGTATTAATAATTGTTTACTAATAATACTATCTATTTTTCCTAAAAGATTTTTAAAGCTTTTGTACATTTTATTAAGATTTTTTGTACCCGAAAAAAAACAGATTTTATGA
- a CDS encoding polysaccharide biosynthesis protein, whose translation MEIRKFFRTIGLDSALFFTLLFRGLQAVGTIFTIFFIATFLNKEEQGYYYTFGSILAIQVFFELGITAIITQFVAHEMGSISLYNYDIKVDTKAGSRLSSLLKFCVKWFFCISLLLFVTLIIVGFFFFNNFSNAQSIDWHIPWIILCLSTVINLFYTPILAFIEGLGFVATSSKIRAIQQLIVIFASILLLFSGMGLYANPFALLISAFVPPSFILFSKLNPMLLKVWRNKIIHKVDYIREIFPLQWKIALSWASGYFIYQLFNPIIFATEGAVIAGKVGISLAFINGILTISLSWMNIRIPQFSKLIAQSKFYELDVVFKKNFMLANIFSFTGLLVAILFIAYLNYYNMEIENRFLSFIPFSILAISAFVNQFIGGLAIYLRCHKKEPLLIYSLAIAIVTASFFLILGKKGGLMGVVWSYFFITFFISLPWVVYTFISKRKLWHKAC comes from the coding sequence ATGGAAATCAGAAAATTTTTCCGTACAATAGGACTCGATTCTGCTCTTTTTTTTACTTTGCTTTTTAGAGGATTACAAGCTGTTGGTACAATCTTTACAATATTTTTCATCGCTACGTTCTTAAATAAAGAAGAACAGGGATATTATTATACATTTGGAAGCATTCTTGCTATTCAAGTTTTCTTTGAACTTGGCATTACTGCAATAATTACTCAGTTTGTTGCTCATGAGATGGGCAGTATTTCGTTATATAACTATGATATAAAAGTAGATACAAAAGCTGGCTCAAGATTATCATCATTATTAAAGTTTTGTGTAAAATGGTTTTTTTGCATTTCGCTTTTATTATTTGTAACTTTGATTATTGTAGGTTTCTTTTTTTTTAATAATTTCAGTAATGCACAGTCTATAGATTGGCATATACCCTGGATTATTTTATGTTTGTCTACAGTAATAAATCTTTTTTATACGCCAATACTGGCATTTATTGAAGGTTTGGGTTTTGTTGCAACTTCATCAAAAATACGTGCGATACAACAACTCATCGTTATTTTTGCAAGTATTTTGCTGCTTTTTTCCGGTATGGGTTTATATGCCAATCCTTTTGCATTATTAATTTCCGCGTTTGTACCTCCATCATTTATTTTATTTTCTAAGTTAAACCCAATGTTGTTAAAAGTTTGGCGTAATAAAATAATACATAAAGTAGATTACATAAGAGAAATTTTTCCACTTCAGTGGAAAATAGCACTTAGTTGGGCAAGCGGCTATTTTATTTATCAATTATTTAATCCTATCATTTTTGCGACCGAAGGCGCAGTTATTGCTGGGAAAGTTGGTATCTCGCTTGCTTTTATAAATGGGATATTAACAATATCATTAAGTTGGATGAATATAAGAATACCACAGTTTTCAAAATTAATTGCGCAAAGTAAATTTTATGAGTTAGATGTGGTATTTAAGAAGAATTTTATGTTGGCTAATATTTTCAGCTTTACAGGTTTATTAGTCGCAATTCTCTTTATAGCATATTTAAATTATTACAATATGGAAATTGAAAATCGATTTTTATCTTTTATTCCTTTTTCAATTTTGGCAATCTCAGCATTTGTTAATCAATTTATTGGTGGTCTTGCAATATATTTAAGATGCCATAAAAAAGAACCTCTACTTATATACTCTCTTGCAATAGCAATAGTAACGGCATCTTTCTTTTTAATACTTGGTAAAAAAGGTGGTCTTATGGGAGTAGTGTGGAGTTATTTTTTTATAACTTTTTTTATAAGTTTGCCGTGGGTAGTGTACACATTTATTTCTAAAAGAAAACTTTGGCATAAAGCATGTTGA
- a CDS encoding GumC family protein encodes MRLRNLQTKIPENKDVNASEALKPYIKKWYLFILSVFLFIVLGFLIIKFSTPIYQIQTKILIKDAKKSSGGSPEASLLQGLTGLGGMPANSIENEIEVITSKKIAEKVVKNLNLQISIYNSGKFYDQELFNETSPITVNIVAENAFEDAPKTPIKISFTNDDVILDSKDFGILRTKFNKLIRYKFASFIITKNRNYNPRKTRKLGNLNDLFFTYSSFDDATDNLQKLNEVKIVEKESTVLGLRMQYQEPEKAIAILNGLVSFYNEDAIIDKNIEARKTEEFIDDRITIISQELGEVENRKEKYKVENKTIDLAREAQLSLQLSTSAKNKLLDIETQIEISNILLSSLQKNDLRHVLPTNIGLDNDAATSNISAYNKLVLDRNRLLENGTSENPIVKEITQQLTTLKNGVNESLVRAKNNQMVIKDQFSSEISKSQANLVGIPAKEKIFRSIERQQEIKENLYLLLLQKREESAISKAITSEKARIIDSAYKLKKPVSPKKIYILLGSLFLGLFLPFAYIYIREYFDNKIKIRKDLSKLSNNPVLGEIPTLKKNDDEIVIKSPLSPMAESFRILITNMNFLLSKNLNINKGKVIFVTSSVKGEGKTFVSLNLALLLATPSEKVVIIGSDIRNPQLQRYDEQKRGVSGLTEYLASSETEMDTIIHQSVFNSNCDVIFSGTIPPNPTDLLNNGRFNELIGRLKLRYDYIVVDTAPLMLVTDTMLISHIADTTLYVTRSGYSEKSYIDFVNNAVEEKRIQNVGFVLNDIALGLLGYGNKYGYGYTATEQKWWQKFFK; translated from the coding sequence ATGCGATTACGTAATTTGCAAACAAAAATTCCTGAAAATAAAGATGTAAACGCATCTGAAGCTTTGAAGCCTTATATAAAAAAATGGTACCTATTTATTTTATCAGTTTTTTTGTTTATAGTATTAGGATTTCTAATTATTAAATTTTCTACTCCAATCTATCAAATACAAACTAAAATTCTTATTAAAGATGCGAAAAAGTCGTCAGGTGGCTCGCCTGAAGCGTCGTTGCTTCAAGGGCTTACTGGTTTAGGGGGAATGCCCGCTAATAGTATAGAGAATGAAATTGAAGTGATTACTTCTAAAAAGATTGCTGAGAAAGTTGTGAAAAATCTTAATCTGCAAATATCAATTTATAATAGCGGTAAGTTTTATGATCAAGAGCTGTTTAATGAAACTTCTCCAATTACAGTAAATATTGTTGCAGAAAATGCTTTTGAAGATGCACCAAAAACTCCTATAAAAATATCTTTTACTAATGATGATGTAATATTGGATTCAAAAGATTTTGGAATATTAAGAACTAAATTTAATAAATTAATAAGATATAAATTTGCGAGCTTTATAATTACTAAAAATAGAAATTATAATCCACGAAAAACTAGAAAACTCGGGAATTTAAATGATCTCTTCTTTACTTACTCTTCTTTTGATGATGCAACAGATAATCTACAGAAACTAAATGAAGTTAAAATTGTAGAAAAGGAATCCACAGTTTTAGGACTGAGAATGCAATATCAGGAACCTGAAAAAGCGATTGCGATACTTAATGGTTTAGTAAGTTTTTACAATGAAGATGCAATTATTGATAAAAATATAGAAGCAAGAAAAACTGAAGAGTTTATTGATGACAGAATTACTATTATTTCGCAAGAACTAGGAGAAGTAGAAAATAGGAAAGAAAAATACAAGGTTGAAAATAAGACTATAGATTTAGCTAGGGAAGCACAGCTAAGTCTTCAGTTGTCAACAAGTGCCAAGAATAAGCTTTTAGATATTGAGACACAGATTGAAATTTCAAACATCTTATTATCCTCTCTTCAAAAAAATGATTTACGTCACGTATTACCTACAAATATTGGACTTGATAATGATGCTGCAACTTCAAATATAAGTGCCTACAATAAGCTTGTTTTAGACCGGAATAGGTTGCTTGAGAATGGCACATCTGAAAACCCTATAGTAAAAGAAATCACACAGCAATTAACAACCCTAAAAAATGGCGTTAATGAGAGTTTAGTTAGGGCTAAAAATAATCAGATGGTCATAAAAGATCAATTTTCTTCTGAAATTTCTAAGAGTCAAGCTAATTTGGTGGGAATTCCTGCTAAGGAAAAAATATTTAGAAGTATCGAAAGACAACAGGAAATCAAAGAAAATCTGTATCTTTTACTTTTGCAGAAGAGAGAAGAATCTGCTATTTCAAAAGCAATAACCTCGGAAAAGGCAAGAATAATAGATTCTGCATATAAATTAAAAAAACCTGTTTCACCAAAAAAAATATATATACTACTTGGATCTCTATTTTTAGGTCTTTTTTTACCTTTCGCTTACATATATATACGTGAATATTTTGATAATAAAATCAAGATTAGAAAAGATCTTTCTAAGCTATCTAATAATCCTGTACTGGGAGAGATTCCAACTCTGAAAAAAAATGATGATGAAATTGTTATTAAGTCGCCACTTAGCCCAATGGCAGAATCATTCAGGATTCTTATAACAAACATGAATTTTCTGCTTTCAAAAAATTTAAATATAAATAAAGGTAAAGTTATATTTGTAACCTCATCTGTGAAAGGAGAAGGTAAAACATTTGTTTCATTAAATTTAGCACTTTTGTTAGCGACACCGTCAGAAAAAGTCGTTATCATAGGATCTGACATAAGAAATCCCCAATTGCAAAGATATGACGAACAAAAGAGAGGTGTAAGCGGTCTTACGGAATATTTGGCCTCATCAGAAACTGAGATGGATACGATCATACATCAATCTGTCTTTAATAGCAATTGTGATGTAATCTTTTCAGGTACAATACCACCAAACCCTACAGATTTATTGAATAATGGAAGATTTAATGAACTTATTGGACGATTAAAACTGCGATATGACTATATTGTGGTTGATACCGCACCACTTATGTTGGTAACTGACACAATGTTAATTTCTCATATTGCGGATACGACGCTTTATGTAACGAGATCTGGATATTCAGAAAAAAGCTACATCGATTTTGTTAACAATGCAGTCGAAGAGAAAAGAATTCAAAACGTTGGTTTTGTTTTAAATGATATAGCTCTAGGACTTCTTGGCTACGGCAATAAGTATGGATATGGTTATACCGCAACAGAACAAAAGTGGTGGCAGAAGTTTTTTAAATAA
- a CDS encoding DUF3575 domain-containing protein, with protein sequence MKCTMQLFYKMTFISASFFCSKAHAQTEIKVNAPFVPIGMINIAAEKALNNKISIQAEGFISPWKSFAGKNLQIYMGTLEGRYYFKDVMKGWYVGAYGSIAAYNLQKWNYFQAKPVLNEDGSPQLLADGGVRITERYQKGLAFVIGVSGGYHFTINENLGLDLYAGVGTSQSLYRGYLKDNNERYDGSSRWNKSGEIIPTRGGLMLTYELGKNKFNRN encoded by the coding sequence ATGAAGTGTACAATGCAGTTGTTTTATAAAATGACTTTTATCTCAGCATCATTTTTCTGTAGTAAAGCACATGCTCAAACGGAAATAAAAGTCAATGCTCCTTTTGTTCCGATCGGAATGATCAATATTGCAGCCGAAAAGGCTTTGAATAATAAAATTTCTATTCAGGCAGAAGGATTTATATCGCCATGGAAATCCTTTGCTGGCAAAAATCTGCAAATTTATATGGGGACTTTGGAAGGGAGATATTATTTTAAAGATGTGATGAAAGGTTGGTATGTTGGTGCTTATGGAAGCATTGCTGCGTACAATCTCCAGAAATGGAATTATTTTCAGGCAAAACCTGTCTTGAACGAAGACGGTAGTCCGCAACTTTTAGCAGATGGAGGTGTACGTATTACTGAGAGATATCAAAAAGGTTTAGCCTTTGTCATCGGAGTCAGTGGCGGATATCATTTTACAATCAACGAAAATTTGGGATTAGATCTTTACGCTGGAGTAGGAACATCTCAATCACTTTATAGAGGATATCTGAAGGATAATAATGAGCGATATGACGGTTCTTCAAGATGGAATAAAAGTGGCGAAATCATTCCGACAAGAGGAGGTTTGATGTTGACTTACGAGTTGGGAAAAAATAAATTTAATCGTAATTAA
- a CDS encoding sugar transferase: protein MKKYPWWKAIMDYGLSFVAICILLPILLIILIVASADTGFPGIFMQKRIGREGRIFTIYKFQTYHSKNATKSKIGLWLRKTKLDELPQLFNVLKGDMSLVGPRPDIPGYYDRLQGADRKILELKPGLTSDAGIEFRNEEEILNMQENPLKYNDEILFPQKIKMNLMYYHHLSFKKDAQILLRTFSVLNK from the coding sequence GTGAAGAAATATCCATGGTGGAAAGCAATAATGGACTACGGATTAAGTTTCGTGGCGATCTGTATTTTACTACCCATTCTTCTTATTATTCTTATCGTTGCATCAGCTGATACTGGTTTCCCCGGCATTTTTATGCAAAAAAGAATTGGACGCGAAGGCAGAATTTTTACAATCTATAAATTTCAGACCTACCATTCAAAAAATGCCACAAAATCAAAAATTGGTTTATGGCTCAGAAAAACAAAACTTGACGAATTGCCCCAACTTTTTAATGTTTTAAAAGGAGATATGTCACTTGTTGGTCCACGACCAGATATTCCTGGTTATTACGATCGACTGCAAGGTGCTGATCGTAAAATTTTAGAACTAAAGCCAGGACTGACGAGTGATGCAGGAATCGAATTTAGGAACGAAGAAGAAATTCTGAATATGCAGGAGAATCCGTTGAAATATAATGACGAAATTCTCTTCCCCCAAAAAATTAAAATGAATTTAATGTACTATCATCATCTCTCTTTTAAAAAAGATGCACAGATTTTGCTTAGGACATTCTCGGTTTTAAATAAATAA
- a CDS encoding aminotransferase class I/II-fold pyridoxal phosphate-dependent enzyme: MQDKIWLSSPHMGGTELKYVNEAFAANWVAPLGPNVDGFEKDLETYLNADVKVGALSAGTAALHLALIQCGVEYGDEVICQSMTFSASANPITYCGATPIFVDSEKDTWNMCPVALEEAIQDRISKGKKPKAIIVVHLYGMPAKMDEITAIAEKYEIPIIEDAAEALGSTYKGKACGTFGRFGILSFNGNKIITTSGGGALVCHTQEDKDQAVFLSTQARDNAPHYQHSHIGYNYRMSNIVAGIGRGQMEVLHDRVEARRKMHHFYVDIFSNIDGVEVFSEPSEDFYSNHWLSAILVDAIKTGKTREDLRLAFLEDNIESRPLWKPMHMQPIFADAPYYGKDVAEKLFDNGLCLPSGSNLSDDDRARIKKVITDFFIK; encoded by the coding sequence ATGCAAGATAAAATCTGGCTATCTTCCCCACACATGGGAGGAACTGAACTGAAATATGTAAATGAAGCATTTGCTGCAAACTGGGTGGCTCCTTTAGGACCCAATGTAGATGGTTTTGAAAAAGATTTAGAAACATATTTAAATGCTGATGTAAAAGTGGGAGCTCTTTCTGCAGGTACAGCAGCATTGCATTTGGCTTTGATTCAATGTGGAGTAGAATATGGTGATGAGGTAATCTGCCAGTCGATGACGTTTTCTGCCTCCGCCAACCCAATTACATATTGCGGTGCAACTCCAATTTTTGTAGATTCAGAAAAAGATACGTGGAATATGTGTCCGGTTGCTTTGGAAGAAGCGATTCAGGATAGAATTTCAAAAGGTAAAAAACCAAAAGCGATTATTGTTGTGCATTTGTACGGGATGCCCGCTAAAATGGATGAAATTACAGCTATTGCGGAGAAATATGAAATTCCTATTATCGAAGATGCTGCAGAAGCATTAGGTTCAACTTATAAAGGAAAAGCTTGCGGAACTTTCGGACGTTTCGGTATTCTATCTTTTAACGGGAATAAAATTATTACGACTTCGGGTGGTGGAGCTTTGGTTTGCCATACGCAGGAAGATAAGGATCAAGCAGTGTTTCTCTCAACTCAGGCGAGAGACAACGCTCCACACTATCAGCATTCCCATATCGGTTACAATTATCGCATGAGTAATATTGTTGCAGGAATAGGCCGTGGGCAAATGGAAGTTTTGCATGATAGAGTTGAAGCACGCAGAAAAATGCATCATTTCTACGTTGATATTTTTAGTAATATTGACGGTGTTGAGGTTTTTTCTGAACCTTCAGAAGATTTTTATTCCAATCACTGGCTGTCTGCAATTTTGGTTGATGCAATAAAAACAGGTAAAACTAGAGAAGATTTGAGGCTTGCCTTTTTGGAAGATAATATTGAATCCAGACCGCTTTGGAAACCAATGCATATGCAACCAATCTTTGCTGATGCACCGTATTATGGTAAAGATGTAGCAGAAAAATTGTTTGATAATGGCTTATGTTTACCTTCTGGTTCAAATCTTTCGGACGATGACCGAGCAAGAATCAAAAAAGTTATCACAGATTTTTTTATTAAATAA
- a CDS encoding ferredoxin--NADP reductase encodes MQKFYSLVVKEISKKTSKAYSLLFDIPSELRESFAFKAGQYITIKCNIDGEEIRRCYSISSISNEAETFQVVVKSVPNGIFSKYVEENVKAGDILEVSEPEGNFCYEPTNEKSKTIVAVAAGSGITPIFSIIQSILSFSNDQIILFYGNKSEEQTIFNKEIIKLEGDFNDRFKVIKFYTQEKIEGSHFGRINQKIILETLQNHDFSTIEKFYVCGPEDLIKNTTNTFLSQNIKKENILFELFFSPQTCEQNKAVVSENSGETIVKLILDGEEETISVDKNTLLLDSILDAGFDIPYSCQNAICSTCLCVLTKGEVNMVKNEVLSDAEIDEGKIVVCQSYPVSDKIEINYDII; translated from the coding sequence ATGCAGAAATTCTATTCTTTAGTTGTAAAAGAAATCTCTAAAAAAACTTCCAAAGCTTATTCATTATTATTTGATATTCCTTCAGAATTAAGAGAATCTTTTGCTTTTAAAGCTGGTCAATACATTACAATAAAATGTAATATTGATGGTGAAGAAATACGAAGATGCTACTCCATCTCGTCGATTTCAAATGAAGCAGAAACCTTTCAGGTTGTTGTAAAATCTGTTCCGAACGGAATTTTTTCAAAATATGTTGAGGAAAATGTAAAAGCAGGAGATATATTGGAGGTTTCTGAACCGGAAGGTAATTTTTGTTACGAACCGACAAATGAAAAATCAAAAACAATTGTTGCGGTTGCTGCGGGAAGTGGGATCACGCCGATTTTTTCAATTATTCAATCGATTCTTTCTTTTAGTAATGATCAAATTATATTGTTTTACGGGAACAAAAGTGAAGAACAAACAATATTTAATAAGGAAATTATAAAATTAGAAGGAGATTTTAACGACAGATTTAAAGTCATTAAATTTTACACTCAGGAAAAGATTGAAGGTTCTCATTTTGGGAGAATAAATCAAAAAATTATTCTTGAAACACTTCAAAATCATGATTTCTCGACGATTGAAAAATTTTACGTTTGTGGTCCTGAAGATTTGATAAAAAATACAACAAACACTTTTTTATCTCAAAATATTAAGAAAGAAAATATTTTGTTCGAGCTTTTCTTTTCACCACAAACTTGTGAGCAAAATAAAGCTGTTGTTTCGGAAAATTCGGGTGAAACGATCGTTAAACTTATTCTAGATGGTGAAGAAGAAACTATTAGCGTAGACAAAAATACATTGTTGTTGGATTCTATTTTAGATGCAGGTTTTGATATTCCTTATTCTTGCCAAAATGCAATTTGCAGTACTTGCTTGTGCGTGCTGACAAAAGGAGAAGTGAATATGGTAAAAAATGAAGTTCTTTCGGATGCTGAAATTGATGAAGGTAAAATTGTCGTTTGCCAGTCTTATCCGGTTTCAGATAAAATTGAGATTAATTATGATATTATTTAA